In Arthrobacter ramosus, one DNA window encodes the following:
- a CDS encoding AraC family transcriptional regulator, protein MSRILARDVLKGRPTVTTSDVGNAQETIAELFGDHRISPIGFHQSVDMKLRSVRRGGVGIEFLDYGTEVQIDAQALDDFFLVQIPLGGRARLQVRSSIVESSPALATIPPLERPFTMTWDRGAPHLIVYVQHQTLADVADRLFGQDSGTDLDLGLSMDLKGIQGRAFLRAVVELQDAMAAEHAEVPDHLHRLLAETMLSRLLMATIKPLGPAPGGNADDRGRLTRRFNALLERHSAEELSVSDIAFSLGVSIRTLQAVVRSELGETPSELLRRTRLTRARELLLAAEPGSESVTSIAIEAGFSHLSRFSSAYLRAFGELPSESLHR, encoded by the coding sequence GTGAGCAGGATTCTTGCACGCGATGTGCTCAAGGGCCGGCCGACGGTTACGACTTCGGATGTTGGAAATGCTCAGGAGACCATCGCTGAGCTTTTTGGTGATCACAGGATCAGTCCGATTGGCTTCCACCAATCTGTGGACATGAAACTACGCTCGGTCCGCAGAGGCGGCGTGGGCATCGAATTCCTGGACTACGGAACCGAGGTCCAGATCGACGCGCAAGCGCTGGATGACTTCTTTTTAGTACAGATTCCATTGGGGGGCCGTGCGCGCTTGCAGGTGCGTTCGTCCATAGTCGAATCGAGCCCTGCACTGGCAACGATCCCTCCGCTGGAGCGTCCGTTCACCATGACTTGGGACCGCGGTGCCCCACATCTCATCGTGTATGTTCAACATCAAACTCTGGCAGACGTCGCTGACCGGCTATTCGGCCAGGACAGCGGAACAGATCTGGATCTCGGACTCTCCATGGATCTGAAAGGAATTCAGGGTCGCGCGTTTTTGAGGGCGGTGGTAGAACTGCAGGATGCGATGGCAGCGGAGCATGCAGAGGTCCCCGACCATCTTCACCGGCTGCTGGCCGAAACGATGCTCTCCAGACTGCTCATGGCCACAATCAAGCCCCTCGGGCCAGCTCCAGGTGGAAATGCAGATGATCGCGGGCGGCTGACGCGGCGGTTCAACGCGCTTCTCGAACGTCATTCTGCGGAAGAACTGTCAGTCTCTGATATCGCGTTTTCGCTCGGGGTCTCAATCCGGACCTTACAAGCGGTCGTGCGCTCCGAGCTGGGAGAGACGCCGTCCGAACTGCTACGGAGGACTCGGCTGACACGCGCGCGGGAGTTGCTGCTGGCCGCGGAGCCAGGAAGCGAGAGCGTAACCTCGATCGCCATCGAAGCCGGATTTTCACATCTGAGCCGTTTCTCATCCGCGTACCTTCGAGCCTTCGGGGAATTGCCCTCGGAAAGCCTCCACCGCTGA
- a CDS encoding PucR family transcriptional regulator, whose protein sequence is MTERIIAEIPDFGGGPEQFESLRMGPESSVIRSLIWISSKGEGLPAITEEALRGDVDFVRRGISLDKVLRGVRLGHAQMTKAFLDSCRELVPEAERVDQMQIISESLFRYIDDFSGEMAATYLAERERWTVSAAAARAEIIRQVLDGSRTDRVKASRELGYDLSRQHVALTLWFDPVRNSADTPELEASALDALARMGATKTLVMPVGGGRVWAWGSRSSFPARPNAGDYRPAKPDVRMAVGTPGADIAGFQRSHKEAQAAERTSRLRRNTSGWDAYYSDIAIASLLSADLDLTRDLVVRELGPLARDNNNAADLRSTLLCYLQEESSSHAAAQRLFVSRNTVAYRVKRPNELLGYDVAERRFELQTALVLADTFGSQVLVP, encoded by the coding sequence ATGACTGAGAGGATTATTGCCGAGATCCCCGACTTTGGTGGCGGTCCAGAGCAGTTCGAGTCGCTGCGGATGGGCCCGGAGTCCTCAGTTATCCGCTCGTTGATCTGGATTAGCAGCAAGGGCGAGGGACTCCCTGCCATCACGGAGGAAGCGCTGCGTGGTGACGTTGATTTTGTTCGCCGCGGGATCTCCTTGGATAAGGTCTTGCGGGGTGTCCGTCTGGGTCACGCCCAGATGACCAAGGCCTTTCTCGATTCTTGCCGGGAACTGGTCCCCGAAGCAGAGCGCGTCGACCAGATGCAGATTATTTCGGAGAGCTTGTTCCGCTATATTGACGATTTTTCCGGCGAGATGGCCGCAACATATCTGGCCGAGCGGGAACGGTGGACCGTCAGCGCAGCCGCCGCAAGGGCTGAAATCATCCGTCAGGTGCTGGACGGCAGTCGCACGGATCGGGTTAAGGCGAGCCGGGAACTGGGCTATGACCTCTCGCGACAGCACGTGGCCCTGACGCTTTGGTTTGACCCGGTGCGCAACAGCGCCGACACCCCAGAACTGGAAGCCAGCGCTTTGGATGCCCTCGCCCGAATGGGCGCTACAAAAACACTGGTCATGCCGGTTGGTGGCGGCAGGGTGTGGGCATGGGGCAGCCGTAGCAGTTTTCCCGCGCGGCCGAACGCCGGTGATTACCGGCCAGCCAAACCCGATGTTCGCATGGCAGTTGGAACACCCGGGGCAGACATTGCCGGATTCCAGCGGTCCCACAAGGAAGCCCAGGCCGCTGAGCGAACGTCGAGGCTTCGCCGCAACACCTCAGGATGGGATGCCTACTACTCTGACATTGCGATTGCCAGCCTCTTATCGGCTGACTTGGATTTGACCAGGGACCTGGTGGTGCGGGAGCTGGGGCCACTTGCCCGGGACAACAACAACGCCGCCGACCTTCGTTCCACTTTGCTGTGCTACTTGCAGGAGGAAAGTTCCTCGCATGCTGCCGCCCAGCGTCTTTTCGTCTCCCGCAATACGGTGGCATACCGGGTGAAGCGCCCGAATGAATTGCTGGGGTACGACGTCGCTGAACGCCGGTTTGAACTTCAGACAGCTCTGGTCCTGGCGGATACCTTCGGTTCGCAAGTACTGGTGCCTTAG
- a CDS encoding SDR family NAD(P)-dependent oxidoreductase, which produces MSTLPHIGHPDLSDKVCLVTGAGGGIGASASLYLADCGATVILADRNLAATSVIAKQIVERGRAASAILLDVTVDSDVAAAVESIEREHGALHLAFNNAGVDGPAVLLHEQDPNEVNRILDVNFFGVYRSMRHEIPAMLRAGGGVILNTASVGGIIAAPGIGPYCASKHAVIGLTKSAAADYGRLGIRVNALAPGAVRTNLLTDWLNEEGALEKMAGLTPQGRIAEPEEMAAIVGWMLSDASLFMTGSVVTADGGFTAV; this is translated from the coding sequence ATGTCGACCCTTCCGCATATTGGACATCCCGATCTGTCGGACAAAGTTTGTCTCGTCACCGGCGCCGGCGGAGGCATCGGGGCCAGCGCATCACTCTATCTGGCCGATTGTGGCGCGACAGTGATCTTGGCGGATCGTAACCTTGCCGCGACATCGGTCATCGCTAAGCAGATTGTCGAGCGAGGTCGCGCGGCATCCGCGATCTTGCTTGACGTAACGGTCGACAGCGACGTCGCTGCCGCCGTCGAATCTATTGAGAGGGAACACGGGGCGCTTCACCTAGCGTTCAATAATGCGGGCGTCGACGGGCCAGCGGTTTTGTTACATGAACAGGATCCGAATGAAGTCAACCGCATCCTTGACGTGAACTTTTTTGGGGTCTATCGATCGATGAGGCACGAAATCCCCGCCATGCTCCGCGCCGGCGGGGGTGTCATTCTCAACACCGCATCGGTGGGTGGCATAATTGCGGCGCCGGGAATCGGTCCCTATTGTGCGAGTAAGCACGCTGTCATTGGCTTGACCAAGTCAGCAGCCGCAGACTATGGGCGACTCGGCATCCGTGTAAACGCGCTTGCTCCTGGAGCTGTTCGGACGAACCTCCTCACCGACTGGTTGAACGAGGAGGGCGCCCTCGAAAAGATGGCTGGGCTGACTCCTCAGGGTCGCATTGCCGAACCTGAGGAGATGGCAGCCATTGTGGGCTGGATGCTGTCGGACGCGTCGCTCTTTATGACTGGCTCCGTTGTCACGGCGGACGGCGGGTTTACGGCAGTGTGA
- a CDS encoding nitrilase-related carbon-nitrogen hydrolase, protein MIATPEGARPPKERIKPGTVRAPEPTAAQIMPLAPYMAVGLSTVVHGIGERRHIGRNLAIIEDAIHAAVSTVGINMPVKFIALAEGALTGFTDEIFDIPHVTAARELFIDIPGPETERLSALARHYKTYIAVQCKARWPEVMPDRFFNNMIVISPDGEIVHRAAKNHLWCRERSCTPHDIYDRWVELFGSGIDAFYPVLRTPDIGNIGTICCSDGEYPEAVRALAFNGAEVVYRPSEAVPMTQTGPDAGGTWLLQNRAHGHFNSLYMICPNVGPVYAHPAMEHPFDIGGGNSHIIDYQGNVVARTSSGNNTLVAGIVDVEALRQFRVMNLNSNWMKDLRTEIFQQMYEMPIHPANLWLKQEPAQHAEVDEVYRDNIRRLIERGAFTPPANSFEGARYMPTSHEPAASAWATARKLWVE, encoded by the coding sequence ATGATTGCGACACCCGAGGGCGCACGCCCTCCGAAGGAGCGCATTAAACCGGGTACGGTGCGAGCTCCCGAACCCACAGCAGCCCAGATAATGCCGCTTGCTCCTTACATGGCCGTAGGACTGTCTACGGTCGTGCACGGGATCGGCGAGCGCAGACATATTGGGCGGAATCTGGCAATTATTGAGGACGCGATCCACGCCGCTGTCTCGACCGTCGGCATAAACATGCCCGTCAAATTCATCGCGTTGGCGGAGGGCGCCTTGACCGGCTTTACGGACGAGATCTTCGACATTCCGCATGTGACCGCAGCGCGTGAACTGTTCATTGATATCCCAGGGCCGGAAACTGAGCGGCTTTCCGCCCTTGCGCGCCATTACAAGACGTATATTGCAGTGCAGTGCAAGGCACGCTGGCCGGAGGTGATGCCCGATAGATTCTTCAACAACATGATTGTAATCTCGCCGGACGGTGAGATCGTTCATCGCGCGGCCAAGAACCATCTATGGTGCCGTGAGCGCTCTTGTACCCCTCACGATATCTACGATCGGTGGGTCGAACTATTTGGCAGTGGTATCGATGCCTTCTATCCGGTTCTCCGGACTCCGGACATCGGCAACATCGGCACGATCTGTTGTAGTGATGGCGAATATCCCGAGGCTGTCCGAGCGTTGGCCTTCAACGGCGCGGAGGTCGTCTATCGACCCAGCGAGGCGGTACCCATGACTCAAACCGGCCCCGATGCCGGAGGCACCTGGCTGTTGCAGAATCGTGCCCACGGCCACTTTAACAGCCTGTACATGATCTGTCCGAATGTTGGCCCGGTCTATGCGCACCCCGCAATGGAGCATCCATTCGACATCGGCGGCGGGAACTCCCACATCATTGACTATCAAGGCAACGTGGTCGCTCGTACCTCCTCCGGAAACAACACGCTCGTCGCCGGGATTGTCGACGTAGAGGCGCTGCGCCAGTTCCGTGTCATGAACCTCAATTCCAACTGGATGAAAGATCTGCGTACGGAGATTTTCCAACAGATGTACGAAATGCCAATTCACCCCGCAAATCTTTGGCTTAAGCAGGAGCCGGCGCAACACGCCGAGGTCGATGAGGTCTACCGCGACAATATCCGTCGCCTGATCGAACGTGGCGCGTTCACGCCTCCGGCCAACTCCTTCGAGGGCGCGCGCTATATGCCTACGAGCCACGAACCCGCCGCGTCAGCCTGGGCGACGGCACGCAAGCTCTGGGTTGAGTGA
- a CDS encoding bifunctional salicylyl-CoA 5-hydroxylase/oxidoreductase: MKIAIVGGGPGGLYFAALMKQLDPSHDITLWERNAATDTFGFGVVFSDETLGGIGNADPVVAEYMSRRFARWSDIDIHFRRETVTVGGQGFAAMSRKELLELLQRRCIELRVDVRFSTIAPAIEELEDNYDLVLAADGVNSQIRAKYADSFRPDLDPRTNKFMWLGTDQVFEAFKFFVKETEWGVMQIHGYPYSDEGSTFIVEMHEDVWHAAGFDETANEVFPPGVSDEKAIAKIRGIFAEELDGYEVLSNNSKWINFTTVRNESWRHNNVVLLGDAAHTAHFSIGSGTKLAMEDSLALAACLHEHADVESALVAYEAERRPVVASTQRAAQASLEWFERIGQYRDQDPTQFAFNLLTRSRRITQENLRLRDPEFADAVDRDFAESQGLAEVAPAMFQPYRIGGLELKNRIVVSPMDMYSAVDGVPGDFHKVHLGSKALGGAGLVMTEMVCVSAAGRITPGCSGLYTDGQRDSWKEIVDFVHGRSTAKIGAQLGHSGRKGSTKLMWEGIDQPLESGNWSTVGPSALPYGPENQTPAELDRAGMEAIKAEFVASTLRAEQAGFDLLEIHAAHGYLLSSFLSPVSNKRTDEYGGSLENRLRFPLEVFDAVRAEWPAGKPVTVRISATDWIEGGNTSDDSVEIARAFVAHGAAGLDISTGQVAKEEKPAFGRSYQTPFADRIRQEVAAPAGVAVIAVGAISTYDDVNSVLLAGRADLVALGRTHLYDPQWTLHAAAEQEYHGPGAQWMPQFRAGRRKPPSSRTDAVRPRLSLLREPDAEATPAHLRWTPDTLAKESSLLPQ; encoded by the coding sequence ATGAAGATCGCAATCGTCGGAGGCGGCCCCGGAGGCCTGTACTTCGCAGCACTGATGAAGCAGCTCGACCCGTCACATGACATCACACTCTGGGAACGCAACGCCGCGACGGACACGTTTGGTTTCGGCGTCGTATTCTCCGATGAAACGCTTGGCGGCATCGGCAACGCCGATCCCGTGGTGGCCGAATACATGAGCCGCCGCTTCGCCCGCTGGTCGGACATCGACATCCACTTCCGTCGAGAGACCGTGACCGTGGGCGGCCAGGGGTTCGCTGCCATGAGCCGCAAGGAACTGCTGGAACTGCTGCAACGCCGCTGCATCGAACTCAGAGTCGACGTACGGTTCAGCACCATCGCCCCAGCCATCGAGGAACTCGAAGACAACTACGATTTGGTGCTCGCCGCGGATGGCGTCAACTCGCAGATCCGGGCCAAGTACGCCGACTCGTTCCGGCCAGACCTGGACCCGCGCACCAACAAGTTCATGTGGCTCGGGACGGACCAGGTATTCGAGGCCTTCAAGTTCTTCGTGAAGGAAACCGAGTGGGGCGTCATGCAGATCCACGGCTACCCGTACTCGGATGAGGGCTCCACGTTTATCGTGGAAATGCACGAGGACGTCTGGCACGCGGCGGGCTTCGACGAGACCGCCAACGAGGTCTTTCCGCCGGGGGTCTCGGACGAAAAGGCGATCGCCAAGATCCGCGGGATCTTCGCCGAGGAACTGGACGGATACGAGGTGCTGTCCAACAACTCCAAGTGGATCAACTTCACCACTGTCCGCAACGAGAGCTGGCGCCACAACAATGTCGTGTTGCTCGGCGACGCCGCCCACACCGCCCACTTCTCCATCGGTTCCGGCACCAAGCTCGCTATGGAGGACTCCCTCGCCCTGGCCGCCTGCCTGCACGAGCACGCGGATGTTGAGTCGGCATTGGTGGCCTACGAGGCCGAGCGCCGGCCCGTGGTTGCTTCCACGCAGCGTGCAGCTCAGGCATCGCTTGAGTGGTTCGAGCGCATAGGCCAGTACAGGGACCAGGACCCCACGCAGTTCGCCTTCAACCTGCTCACCCGCAGCCGCCGCATCACGCAGGAAAACCTGCGCCTCCGCGACCCCGAGTTCGCCGACGCCGTGGACCGCGACTTCGCCGAATCCCAGGGCCTCGCCGAAGTTGCCCCGGCCATGTTCCAGCCGTACCGCATCGGCGGGCTGGAACTGAAGAACCGGATCGTGGTCTCTCCCATGGACATGTACTCCGCCGTGGACGGCGTCCCCGGCGACTTCCACAAGGTCCACCTCGGATCCAAGGCACTCGGCGGTGCCGGCTTGGTCATGACCGAAATGGTCTGTGTTTCCGCAGCCGGCCGCATCACCCCCGGCTGCAGCGGGCTGTACACGGACGGCCAGCGCGATAGCTGGAAGGAAATCGTGGACTTCGTTCACGGCCGTTCAACCGCGAAGATCGGCGCCCAGCTGGGCCACTCAGGCCGCAAGGGCTCCACCAAGCTCATGTGGGAAGGCATCGACCAGCCACTCGAGTCAGGCAACTGGTCCACGGTTGGCCCGTCGGCCCTGCCGTACGGTCCCGAGAACCAGACTCCCGCCGAGTTGGACCGGGCAGGCATGGAGGCCATCAAGGCGGAATTCGTCGCCTCGACCCTGCGCGCCGAGCAGGCAGGTTTCGACCTCCTGGAGATCCACGCCGCCCACGGCTACCTGCTGTCCTCCTTCCTTTCGCCGGTCTCCAACAAGCGGACCGACGAATACGGCGGCAGCCTGGAGAACCGGCTGCGGTTCCCGCTGGAAGTGTTCGACGCCGTCCGTGCGGAGTGGCCTGCCGGCAAGCCTGTCACGGTCCGCATCTCCGCCACCGACTGGATCGAGGGCGGCAACACTTCCGACGATTCGGTCGAGATTGCCCGCGCATTCGTCGCCCACGGCGCCGCCGGCCTGGACATCTCCACCGGCCAGGTTGCCAAGGAGGAAAAGCCGGCCTTCGGCCGCAGCTACCAGACGCCGTTCGCCGACCGGATCCGCCAGGAAGTTGCCGCTCCGGCAGGCGTGGCCGTGATCGCCGTCGGCGCCATCTCCACGTACGACGACGTCAATTCCGTCCTGCTTGCGGGCCGGGCAGACCTCGTGGCACTGGGCCGTACGCACCTGTACGACCCTCAGTGGACACTGCACGCAGCCGCCGAACAGGAATACCACGGCCCCGGCGCCCAGTGGATGCCCCAGTTCAGGGCGGGTCGCCGCAAGCCGCCGAGCTCCCGCACCGACGCCGTCCGCCCTCGTCTTTCCCTCCTGCGGGAACCGGACGCCGAGGCAACGCCGGCGCACCTGCGCTGGACGCCCGACACGTTGGCGAAGGAATCCTCCCTGCTTCCACAGTAG
- a CDS encoding SDR family NAD(P)-dependent oxidoreductase, which translates to MSQTKTAGRVIVTGGASGIGLAVAKAFLESGAQVGIVDKVFDDALAGYGNRVHTRVADVSDETEIAGAINELSTAMGGVDTVVASAGIDGELGTSIGDVTTADFRRVLEVNVLGVFHAVKHSLPHMVEEEHASVTIIGSDSGFVSAPGMLAYNASKGALVQLTRALSFELYAQHGIRVNSVCPSIVDTPMARRGLGVESFEDVPYPVNTAEDVARSVLFLSSHQSRAINGVNLLSDFGFSARSSFPA; encoded by the coding sequence ATGAGTCAGACAAAAACCGCAGGACGTGTCATCGTGACGGGCGGTGCTTCAGGTATCGGTTTGGCTGTCGCAAAGGCATTCCTCGAAAGCGGCGCCCAGGTCGGTATCGTTGACAAGGTGTTTGATGACGCCCTCGCCGGATATGGCAATCGCGTGCACACCAGGGTGGCAGACGTCTCCGACGAAACGGAGATTGCCGGGGCCATCAACGAACTGAGCACCGCAATGGGGGGCGTCGACACGGTCGTGGCCAGTGCCGGCATTGACGGGGAATTGGGCACTAGCATCGGTGACGTCACTACCGCCGACTTTCGTCGTGTTCTTGAGGTGAACGTGCTCGGCGTGTTCCACGCTGTCAAGCACTCTCTGCCGCACATGGTTGAGGAAGAGCACGCATCCGTGACGATTATCGGGTCGGATTCGGGATTCGTCTCTGCCCCAGGCATGCTTGCCTACAACGCCTCGAAAGGTGCCCTGGTGCAACTGACCAGGGCTCTATCTTTCGAGCTTTACGCCCAACACGGCATCAGGGTCAACAGTGTGTGCCCGTCGATCGTTGACACTCCCATGGCACGTCGCGGTCTGGGCGTCGAAAGCTTCGAGGATGTGCCATACCCCGTCAACACAGCGGAGGATGTGGCCCGAAGCGTATTGTTCCTCTCTTCCCATCAGTCACGAGCGATCAACGGGGTGAACCTGCTGTCCGATTTTGGATTCTCCGCCCGATCCTCTTTTCCGGCATGA
- a CDS encoding APC family permease, whose protein sequence is MTQREALPPAPVITKDGVIPSSTSVPRRTLRSIDIFFLVVAAAAPLAGVVGNGALGVLLGNGAGMPSSYLIAGLILVLFSVGFVRMSPHVRGGGAFYVYVRRGLGATAGLAAAFVAIVVYTVMVVGSAAGFGFFANVFFADNLRIDIPWYVWSGFALLLVAVVGYREISMGARVLAVFLTLEVLTLIALIVGVLVHGGSSGITTESFMPPTVLSGSVGIGLMFAFASFLGFESAGIYSEEALNGQRTVRRALIAAVIFIAIFYTIAMWSVVIAFGADGIVAAAAENPGTLVFRAFAKFTNPVLTTAVQGLMVTSALAATIALHNAASRYLFALAREGMIHRKLGQIHRRLNSPHVASLAVTGVTVTLLALFAIGNADPLLTVLSSTFGLATLGIILLQAGTSVSVVVYFSRQKAEPGGLLWTLVIASIAAVSLLAVAGLVVANYSILTGDLGVLNLAPWLLLIAAIAGLVVVRLRPKSNTEAAA, encoded by the coding sequence ATGACACAACGCGAGGCCTTGCCTCCTGCACCAGTTATCACTAAGGATGGCGTGATTCCTTCCTCGACATCTGTACCTCGACGCACTCTGCGGTCCATCGACATATTCTTCCTCGTCGTCGCGGCCGCCGCCCCACTGGCTGGAGTTGTCGGCAACGGAGCGCTAGGAGTCCTGCTAGGCAACGGGGCGGGCATGCCGAGCTCCTACCTGATCGCAGGGCTAATTCTTGTACTCTTCTCGGTGGGTTTCGTGCGGATGAGCCCGCATGTCCGCGGTGGGGGAGCATTCTACGTCTACGTGCGGCGTGGCCTTGGGGCAACGGCAGGGTTGGCCGCAGCGTTTGTGGCTATCGTCGTTTACACGGTGATGGTCGTGGGCAGTGCAGCAGGATTCGGTTTTTTTGCCAATGTATTTTTCGCAGACAATCTTAGAATAGATATTCCGTGGTACGTATGGTCTGGATTCGCATTATTGCTCGTCGCAGTCGTGGGCTATCGCGAGATCTCTATGGGTGCGCGCGTCCTGGCAGTCTTCCTCACCTTAGAGGTGCTCACCTTGATTGCATTGATTGTAGGCGTCCTCGTGCACGGCGGCAGCTCGGGAATCACTACAGAGTCGTTTATGCCACCGACAGTACTTAGCGGGTCGGTGGGAATCGGTTTGATGTTCGCATTTGCATCATTTCTCGGATTCGAATCAGCTGGAATATACAGTGAAGAGGCTCTCAACGGGCAGCGAACTGTTCGTCGCGCTCTCATTGCCGCGGTGATCTTCATCGCTATTTTCTACACAATCGCAATGTGGAGTGTAGTCATCGCATTCGGTGCCGATGGGATCGTCGCCGCGGCTGCCGAGAATCCTGGCACCCTTGTTTTCCGAGCCTTTGCGAAGTTCACTAATCCAGTTCTCACGACGGCCGTCCAAGGCCTAATGGTTACGAGTGCGCTCGCAGCCACTATCGCCCTTCACAACGCTGCTTCACGGTATCTGTTTGCACTAGCACGCGAAGGTATGATTCACCGGAAACTGGGTCAAATCCATCGCCGGCTGAACTCACCACACGTCGCCAGTCTTGCGGTGACAGGGGTGACAGTTACGCTTCTTGCACTCTTCGCAATCGGCAACGCAGATCCACTGCTCACGGTTCTTTCAAGCACGTTCGGACTGGCCACACTCGGGATCATTTTGCTACAGGCTGGGACCTCAGTCTCGGTCGTCGTCTACTTCTCCCGTCAAAAGGCGGAGCCGGGCGGTCTGCTCTGGACATTGGTCATTGCTTCAATCGCCGCAGTATCCCTCCTCGCTGTGGCCGGGCTCGTTGTTGCCAACTACTCCATACTCACAGGCGACCTGGGGGTGTTAAACCTTGCACCATGGCTGCTCCTGATAGCCGCGATTGCCGGCCTTGTAGTCGTGCGACTACGACCCAAATCGAACACCGAGGCAGCAGCATGA
- a CDS encoding N,N-dimethylformamidase beta subunit family domain-containing protein, with protein MGLTGERSGPQDGPADAGWLDEKNDVAVLFSTATYLAYANDRIAFEAEDHPESGRSCYEIHNDGSGVVFGSVRKPILTLQPKHGAWFQAEGVWGLPADLCIVHWLEVEDCDFDAITDEDLDREGYDLLRDYQVVITGSHPEHVTRNELSGFYATISFDPEQRHLMELRRSDCGTRPPPIPVWRQAPCHLRRTCRDLEEQGHATAEARRSGIRRSGRFDGY; from the coding sequence GTGGGTCTGACCGGAGAACGGTCGGGCCCACAGGACGGTCCAGCCGACGCCGGCTGGCTGGACGAGAAAAACGACGTCGCGGTGTTGTTCTCCACCGCCACGTATCTGGCGTACGCCAACGACCGGATTGCCTTCGAAGCAGAGGACCATCCCGAATCCGGACGCTCCTGCTATGAGATCCACAACGACGGGTCCGGCGTCGTCTTCGGCAGCGTCCGCAAACCCATCCTGACCCTGCAGCCCAAACACGGTGCATGGTTCCAGGCAGAAGGTGTCTGGGGGCTTCCGGCGGACTTGTGCATCGTGCACTGGCTCGAAGTCGAGGACTGCGACTTCGATGCCATCACCGATGAGGACCTCGACCGCGAAGGCTACGACCTGCTCCGCGACTACCAGGTGGTCATCACCGGCAGCCATCCCGAGCATGTGACGCGCAACGAGCTCAGCGGTTTCTACGCCACCATCTCCTTCGACCCCGAACAACGACATCTGATGGAACTCCGACGCTCGGACTGCGGCACCCGCCCCCCACCAATCCCCGTATGGAGACAAGCGCCATGCCACCTCCGGCGAACTTGCCGGGATCTGGAGGAACAAGGGCATGCCACCGCAGAAGCTCGCCGGAGTGGGATTCGCCGCTCAGGGCGGTTTGACGGATACTGA
- a CDS encoding type II toxin-antitoxin system death-on-curing family toxin: protein MSSSLEIEDALQVIERYGFHIRDIGLLASALARPATTVMGTEAYPQLAIKAAALLESVARFHPLIDGNKRTAWTLMVLLLWINGYRHNFSTEEGFDLVLGVAAGDINLQRSAILIEKHLIRR from the coding sequence ATGAGTTCGTCCCTCGAAATCGAGGACGCACTGCAGGTGATCGAGCGATACGGGTTCCACATCCGTGACATCGGACTGCTCGCTTCCGCGCTGGCGCGCCCCGCAACGACGGTCATGGGCACGGAAGCCTATCCTCAACTGGCCATCAAGGCGGCAGCCCTGCTCGAATCCGTGGCCAGGTTTCATCCGCTCATCGACGGCAACAAACGCACGGCCTGGACGCTGATGGTCCTGCTGCTTTGGATCAACGGCTATCGGCACAACTTCAGCACCGAGGAGGGATTTGACCTGGTATTGGGCGTGGCCGCCGGTGATATTAATTTGCAGCGCAGCGCTATTCTGATCGAGAAACACCTGATTCGGCGGTAG
- the leuD gene encoding 3-isopropylmalate dehydratase small subunit, producing MTIVSGKAVPLRRDNVDTDQIIPAVYMKRITRTGFEDGLFAGWRRDPNFVLNRPEHSGANILIAGPDFGTGSSREHAVWALMDYGFRAVISPRFADIFRGNAAKSGLLAIQVDPQQIEQLWQQVESHPEVALSIDLDAQTINASGLDLEFNIDADTKRRLLNGLDDIALTLQDQELITAFERTRPAWLPTTISI from the coding sequence GTGACCATCGTCAGTGGCAAAGCCGTTCCACTCAGACGCGACAACGTTGATACGGACCAGATCATCCCAGCCGTCTACATGAAGCGCATCACCCGAACCGGGTTCGAAGACGGCCTCTTCGCCGGCTGGCGGCGCGACCCAAACTTCGTGCTCAACCGCCCGGAACACTCAGGGGCAAACATCCTGATCGCAGGCCCCGACTTCGGAACAGGTTCCTCCCGGGAACACGCCGTGTGGGCGCTCATGGACTACGGCTTCCGAGCGGTCATCTCACCACGCTTCGCCGACATCTTCCGAGGCAACGCAGCGAAGTCGGGTCTTTTGGCGATTCAAGTGGACCCGCAACAGATTGAGCAGCTCTGGCAACAAGTGGAGTCCCACCCTGAGGTTGCACTGAGCATCGACCTAGACGCTCAAACAATAAACGCTAGTGGCCTGGACCTCGAGTTCAACATCGACGCCGATACGAAGCGGAGACTACTCAATGGCCTGGACGACATCGCTCTGACCCTGCAAGACCAGGAACTGATTACGGCCTTTGAAAGAACCAGACCCGCCTGGCTACCAACCACCATCTCCATTTAG
- a CDS encoding ribbon-helix-helix protein, CopG family — MNLRVPEDLDRRLDELAAEEHTSKSALLLQGAELVLQRHGRRREINEGLDFVMSHDAELLKRLEDA, encoded by the coding sequence ATGAATCTGCGTGTTCCCGAAGACCTCGACCGGCGTCTCGATGAGCTTGCCGCCGAGGAACACACGTCCAAGTCCGCGTTACTGCTCCAGGGGGCCGAGCTAGTCCTGCAACGGCACGGCCGCCGCCGCGAGATCAATGAGGGTCTGGATTTCGTGATGAGCCATGACGCGGAGCTGCTTAAACGCCTCGAGGATGCATGA